Proteins encoded within one genomic window of Kibdelosporangium phytohabitans:
- a CDS encoding helix-turn-helix transcriptional regulator: MRLLRLLSLLQTSRDWSGADLAQRLEVDARTVRRDIERLRDLGYPVQASQGQAGYRLGAGAKLPPLLLDDEEAIAVAIGLRTAASGTISGIEESSLRALAKLEQVLPSRLRHRVNLVHSVTETLPSRGPTVDPDTLTAIATACRACEVLRFDYESHDGTLSTRRTEPHRVVHTGRRWYLVGWDIDREDWRTYRVDRLRPKIPTGPRFAPREVPELAGYVSRGVSTSAYRYQAKITLGVSADTAAQRISPTSGMLEAVDDHSCLLHTGANSLDQIVLYVGLFDFPFTVHEPPELIARVRELAERLTQASDSR; the protein is encoded by the coding sequence ATGCGACTTCTTCGGCTGTTGTCCCTGCTCCAGACCTCACGCGACTGGAGCGGCGCCGACCTGGCACAGCGGCTGGAGGTGGACGCGCGGACCGTCCGGCGGGACATCGAACGCCTGCGTGACCTGGGGTATCCCGTGCAGGCGTCGCAGGGGCAGGCCGGATACCGGCTGGGCGCGGGCGCGAAACTGCCGCCGCTGCTGCTGGACGACGAGGAGGCGATCGCAGTGGCGATCGGCCTGCGGACGGCAGCGAGCGGCACGATCTCGGGCATCGAGGAGAGCTCGTTGCGTGCGCTGGCCAAGCTGGAGCAGGTGCTGCCGTCCCGGCTGCGGCATCGGGTGAACCTGGTGCACTCGGTCACCGAGACGCTGCCGTCACGCGGTCCCACGGTCGACCCGGACACGCTGACCGCGATCGCGACGGCGTGCCGTGCCTGCGAAGTCCTGCGGTTCGACTACGAGTCGCACGACGGGACGCTGTCCACGCGCAGGACCGAACCGCACCGGGTCGTCCACACGGGACGGCGGTGGTACCTGGTCGGCTGGGACATCGACCGCGAGGACTGGCGCACCTACCGGGTGGACCGGCTGCGACCGAAGATCCCGACCGGTCCGCGCTTCGCGCCGCGGGAGGTCCCGGAACTGGCGGGTTACGTGTCGCGTGGCGTGTCCACGTCGGCCTACCGGTATCAGGCGAAGATCACCCTCGGCGTTTCCGCCGACACCGCCGCACAACGGATTTCCCCGACCTCGGGGATGCTCGAAGCTGTCGACGACCACAGCTGCCTGCTGCACACGGGAGCCAATTCGCTCGACCAGATCGTGCTGTACGTCGGACTGTTCGACTTCCCGTTCACCGTGCACGAACCGCCAGAGCTGATCGCGCGCGTCCGTGAGCTCGCCGAGCGGCTGACTCAGGCCAGCGATTCGCGGTAG
- a CDS encoding MarR family winged helix-turn-helix transcriptional regulator encodes MSLRLDEQVCFGLYSASRAVTALYRALLEDMGLTYPQYLVMLALWEQDNRLVKELGAELNLESGTLSPVLKRLAAAGLIERVRQTDDERAVRAALTGEGKALRERAERIPGIIGEAMGLDGDSLARMRAGLNRLTDSVNAYRESLA; translated from the coding sequence ATGTCACTGCGACTCGACGAGCAGGTGTGCTTCGGGCTCTACTCCGCGTCCCGAGCGGTGACCGCCCTCTACCGCGCACTGCTCGAGGACATGGGCCTCACCTACCCGCAGTACCTGGTCATGCTGGCGCTGTGGGAGCAGGACAACCGGCTGGTCAAGGAGCTCGGTGCCGAGCTCAACCTCGAGTCCGGCACGTTGTCGCCGGTGCTCAAACGCCTGGCGGCGGCCGGGCTCATCGAACGCGTGCGCCAGACCGACGACGAGCGCGCCGTCCGGGCCGCGCTGACCGGCGAAGGCAAAGCGCTGCGCGAGCGGGCCGAACGGATCCCCGGCATCATCGGCGAGGCGATGGGCCTCGACGGCGACAGCCTCGCCCGGATGCGGGCCGGCCTCAACCGGCTGACCGACTCGGTGAACGCCTACCGCGAATCGCTGGCCTGA
- a CDS encoding alpha/beta hydrolase, which produces MTANPRNIALEPAAQAFVEATSKPPFLFELPPADGRTAVDGVQDGPVDLPPADIETLTDIPGVPEVRIVRPQGATGALPVIVYIHGAGWVFGDFHTHERLVRELAVGTGAAVVFPEYDRSPEARYPVAIEQSYAAAKWVAEHGADKNLDPTRIAIAGDSVGGNMTAALTLLAKERGDVTFKQQVLFYPVTDANFDTDSYKEFAEGYFLRRDGMQWFWDQYTTDPAQRAEITASPLRATLEQLADLPPALVITGEADVLRDEGEAYAAKLRQAGVPVTAVRYQGIVHDFVMVNALRETHAAEAAISQAIAVLRKALS; this is translated from the coding sequence ATGACCGCCAACCCGCGCAACATCGCTCTCGAACCGGCCGCCCAGGCGTTCGTCGAGGCCACCTCGAAGCCGCCGTTCCTCTTCGAACTGCCGCCCGCCGACGGCCGCACCGCCGTCGACGGTGTGCAGGACGGCCCGGTGGACCTGCCGCCCGCCGACATCGAGACCCTGACCGACATCCCCGGCGTCCCCGAGGTCCGGATCGTCCGCCCGCAGGGCGCGACCGGTGCGCTGCCGGTGATCGTCTACATCCACGGCGCGGGCTGGGTGTTCGGCGACTTCCACACCCACGAGCGCCTGGTGCGCGAACTCGCCGTCGGCACCGGCGCGGCCGTGGTGTTCCCCGAGTACGACCGTTCACCCGAGGCGCGCTACCCCGTGGCGATCGAGCAGAGCTACGCCGCCGCCAAGTGGGTCGCCGAGCACGGCGCCGACAAGAACCTGGACCCCACGCGGATCGCCATCGCGGGCGACTCGGTCGGCGGGAACATGACAGCCGCGCTCACCCTGCTCGCCAAGGAGCGCGGTGACGTGACCTTCAAGCAGCAGGTGCTGTTCTACCCGGTCACCGACGCGAACTTCGACACCGACTCGTACAAGGAGTTCGCCGAAGGCTACTTCCTGCGCCGCGACGGCATGCAGTGGTTCTGGGACCAGTACACCACCGACCCGGCGCAGCGCGCCGAGATCACCGCGTCGCCGCTGCGGGCCACCCTGGAGCAGCTCGCGGACCTGCCGCCCGCGCTCGTCATCACAGGTGAGGCCGACGTGCTGCGCGACGAGGGCGAGGCGTACGCGGCCAAGCTGCGTCAGGCGGGCGTGCCGGTCACGGCCGTGCGGTACCAGGGCATCGTGCACGACTTCGTGATGGTCAACGCCCTGCGTGAGACGCACGCCGCCGAAGCCGCCATCAGTCAGGCGATCGCCGTCCTGCGCAAGGCGCTCAGCTGA
- a CDS encoding FAD-binding protein, whose product MDRNWAGNVTYRATAIHYPRSLAELRERVANAVRIRAVGTRHAFNELANTGGELVDLGRMPRLVEIDEQARQVRVSAGLRYAEFTEDLDARGFALPTLASLPHISVAGATATATHGSGSGNGSLSTSVAGLEVVNADGDVVTIGRGDADFDGAVVHLGALGVVTSLTLDLVPAFQIRQYVHEGLPLDSDILGVLDGAYSVSLFTDWSSDTINQVWVKQRADDPEFVPQATTRADGPRHPVPGMATQNCTQQLGIPGRSADRLPHFRPEFTPSAGAELQTEFMVARSDAVAALHAVDAIRDRVHPVLQISEIRAVKADRLWLSPYYARDTVCIHFTWIADAAAVMPVVDLVGERLAEFGARRTGRRFSPQRRKSCGRGTRGCRTSRI is encoded by the coding sequence GTGGACAGGAACTGGGCCGGCAACGTCACCTATCGCGCCACCGCGATCCACTACCCGCGATCCCTCGCCGAGCTGCGTGAACGCGTGGCGAACGCCGTGCGGATCAGGGCGGTGGGCACGAGGCACGCCTTCAACGAGCTCGCGAACACCGGGGGTGAGCTCGTCGACCTCGGGCGCATGCCCCGGCTGGTGGAGATCGACGAGCAGGCCCGGCAGGTCAGGGTGAGCGCGGGCCTGCGGTACGCGGAGTTCACCGAGGACCTGGACGCCAGGGGATTCGCGCTGCCCACCCTCGCTTCCCTGCCGCACATCTCCGTCGCGGGTGCCACGGCGACCGCGACGCACGGATCGGGTTCCGGCAACGGGAGCCTGTCGACTTCCGTCGCCGGACTGGAGGTCGTGAACGCCGACGGCGACGTCGTCACGATCGGCCGCGGCGACGCGGACTTCGACGGCGCCGTGGTCCACCTCGGTGCGCTCGGGGTCGTCACGAGCCTGACGCTGGACCTGGTGCCCGCCTTCCAGATCCGCCAGTATGTCCACGAAGGACTTCCGCTCGACTCGGACATCCTCGGTGTGCTGGACGGCGCCTACAGCGTCAGCCTGTTCACCGACTGGTCGAGTGACACGATCAACCAGGTCTGGGTGAAACAACGCGCGGACGACCCGGAGTTCGTGCCGCAAGCGACCACGAGGGCTGACGGGCCGAGGCACCCGGTTCCCGGCATGGCCACGCAGAACTGCACGCAGCAGCTGGGTATCCCCGGCCGGTCGGCTGACCGGTTGCCGCATTTCCGGCCGGAGTTCACGCCCAGCGCGGGTGCGGAACTGCAGACCGAGTTCATGGTCGCGCGCAGCGACGCGGTGGCGGCGTTGCACGCGGTCGACGCGATCCGCGACCGTGTCCACCCGGTACTGCAGATCAGCGAGATCCGGGCTGTCAAAGCGGATCGGCTGTGGCTGAGCCCGTACTACGCACGGGACACCGTGTGCATCCACTTCACGTGGATCGCGGACGCCGCGGCGGTGATGCCGGTCGTGGACCTGGTGGGGGAACGGCTGGCGGAGTTCGGCGCGCGTCGCACTGGGCGAAGGTTTTCACCACAACGCCGGAAGTCCTGCGGTCGCGGTACGCGCGGCTGCAGGACTTCGCGGATCTGA
- a CDS encoding DUF899 domain-containing protein, translating into MSLPHIVTRDEWLAARQDLLAKEKAATRARDELNADRRRLPMVEIDKDYVFEGPGGRASLPDLFEGRLQLVIYHFMFDPTWDNGCKSCSSFLDDIGHVTHLNVRATTFAAVSRAPIDKITRFKARMGWDVPWYSSFGTDFNHDFNVTLDESVKPMVYNYRSKDEHIEAGTGYYVENADQPFELPGVSAFLRDGDRVFHTYSTYGRGSELLTSTTAMLDITALGRQEEWEEPKGRMTGFGAQAGSLEMKYRDEY; encoded by the coding sequence GTGAGTCTTCCGCACATCGTGACCAGGGACGAGTGGCTGGCCGCGCGGCAGGACCTCCTGGCCAAGGAGAAGGCGGCGACCAGGGCTCGTGACGAGCTCAACGCCGACCGCAGGCGGCTGCCGATGGTCGAGATCGACAAGGACTACGTCTTCGAGGGCCCCGGCGGCAGGGCGAGTCTCCCCGACCTGTTCGAGGGACGGCTGCAACTGGTGATCTACCACTTCATGTTCGATCCCACGTGGGACAACGGGTGCAAGAGCTGCTCGAGCTTCCTCGACGACATCGGGCACGTCACGCACCTCAACGTGCGGGCGACGACGTTCGCCGCCGTGTCCCGCGCGCCGATCGACAAGATCACCAGGTTCAAGGCCCGGATGGGCTGGGATGTGCCGTGGTATTCGTCGTTCGGCACTGATTTCAACCACGACTTCAACGTCACGCTCGACGAGTCGGTCAAGCCGATGGTGTACAACTACCGTTCCAAGGACGAGCACATCGAGGCGGGGACCGGCTACTACGTCGAGAACGCCGACCAGCCCTTCGAGCTGCCCGGCGTCAGCGCCTTTCTCAGGGATGGCGACCGCGTGTTCCACACGTACTCCACGTACGGGCGGGGCTCTGAGCTGCTCACGAGCACCACGGCCATGCTGGACATCACCGCGCTCGGCCGTCAGGAGGAGTGGGAGGAGCCCAAGGGCCGCATGACGGGCTTCGGCGCGCAGGCGGGCAGCCTCGAGATGAAGTACCGCGACGAGTACTGA